A portion of the Pseudarthrobacter sp. L1SW genome contains these proteins:
- a CDS encoding DEAD/DEAH box helicase: protein MKLLDPSWCAAGACARAHASVNILHKAHIIGRKVGTAERISAAATRVSAQLSHERSQLPQIFSDLATWRAAAQQAEFAAEHMPINRAVVLSELESNAIQTLIQTYDTDAGMGSSAVGELGCSSKSCSQTHEATARLAALHTSLSARGTNHPILGVAERLQAERSDEWERLRGALDDLEDWDRSASVVLHCSAHLPLTRTYALTEGELTATATIREILAEHSAEVRQLLDPASCESGYCGGLHRAGSLLNEAYLDLLTSGGGQAVVAASASIQEQMKDQRARLRTDLDDLEEWGMAASLALIDAEHLLLTRTGALSEIERTAAVRIQDLSEAHSPDARRLLDPSSCDADNCQGAHESASLLHQGHADLLASGEGQAVVAACDRVGSLLKEERQKVAVLHQDVLRWPELVRQIHAAREDALANTKAIVQQLIEDSASIKISRPAMRLLPLGESSQVLVSSLSVLRDAALTQKDNEFLTETAALASRVAAVVGDGFNSDWECEAGGRCERAHPVILEAYETANFVEAQLARLTVNLQDMPTDSNQLRDPSLGLKTYLPENYTIAESLPFNLLKGAWDKLPLITNAEKAANEAAIEARAAADKVRAGDVSDALKAMDLEVLRKAAPQRQLRTAPLQDYDLHNVWDVLRFQDVYSLKSLPGLGESSARSIAQASLRLFEAVREETPVRIDVKRKGKATTALLESLARWDGARKCSPTEDEVAVAKGLSRLIKKSSFTPLGVLVIIKGKVHKGRPAVSDVLNDALNRIVPPLGTATIWTDFLSRPADYFGMLTELGFMTEDEKSMHGDLPEEIVAAVRAKELIRDYVTASLRAYQSFGARFALVQEKVIIGDEMGLGKTVEALAVLAHLRARGQSHFLVVCPAAVVSNWTRETAKHTKLKASRLHGALWERSHAAKAWVKNGGVAVTTYDLLPWIEEYLSGVDLGCVILDEAHYIKNPRARRSLAAAEIINSTKYAILMTGTPLENSVAEFRNLISYIRPDLAEEAPEFLAKAFRKHVAPAYLRRNQEDVLTELPEVVEIDEWMGMSHSDELVYSGAVREGQFMLMRRAAMMSEDSMKVSRLLEIAGEAEANGRRIIVFSYFREVLNQVARLLPGQVFGPLTGSLPAADRQKLVDRFSQAGHGAVLVAQITAGGVGLNIQSASVVVICEPQIKPTMESQAIARAHRMGQTDTVQVHRLLTEDSVDERIRDILKDKRQLFDDFARDSLIAKQAPDAVDVSEVELARIVVAAERERLSIVAG, encoded by the coding sequence ATGAAGCTTCTCGATCCGTCCTGGTGCGCGGCAGGCGCCTGCGCTAGGGCTCACGCGTCCGTCAACATTCTCCACAAAGCCCATATCATCGGACGCAAGGTCGGGACTGCAGAGCGGATAAGTGCTGCCGCGACCCGCGTGTCAGCTCAACTTTCGCATGAGCGCTCCCAACTGCCTCAGATCTTTAGTGATTTGGCGACCTGGAGAGCGGCCGCACAGCAGGCCGAGTTCGCTGCGGAGCACATGCCCATCAATCGTGCAGTGGTGCTGTCGGAGCTTGAATCGAATGCAATTCAGACTCTCATCCAAACCTACGATACAGATGCTGGTATGGGTAGCTCTGCTGTAGGGGAGTTGGGTTGCAGCAGTAAGTCGTGCTCGCAGACCCATGAAGCAACAGCACGACTGGCAGCTTTGCACACCTCACTCTCCGCGCGCGGAACGAATCATCCCATCCTTGGTGTGGCCGAACGGCTCCAGGCAGAGCGATCAGATGAGTGGGAGCGACTTCGCGGGGCACTGGATGACCTGGAGGACTGGGATAGGTCAGCCTCAGTCGTCTTGCACTGCTCCGCACATCTGCCCCTGACGAGGACATACGCTCTTACAGAAGGAGAGCTAACGGCGACGGCCACCATTCGAGAAATCTTAGCTGAACACAGCGCAGAGGTACGTCAGCTACTTGACCCCGCCTCCTGTGAATCTGGCTACTGTGGTGGCCTCCACCGAGCCGGTTCGCTCTTGAATGAGGCGTATCTGGATTTGCTCACATCGGGGGGCGGGCAAGCAGTTGTGGCGGCCAGCGCCTCCATACAGGAACAGATGAAGGACCAGCGGGCGCGACTGCGCACTGATTTGGATGACCTTGAGGAGTGGGGGATGGCAGCGTCACTCGCGTTGATCGACGCCGAACATCTGCTTCTGACACGGACCGGCGCTCTTTCAGAAATCGAACGGACTGCTGCGGTGAGGATCCAAGACCTCAGCGAGGCGCATAGCCCGGACGCTCGGCGCCTCCTCGACCCGAGCTCATGCGATGCGGATAACTGCCAAGGTGCGCACGAATCTGCGTCTCTTCTACATCAGGGTCATGCGGATCTGTTGGCATCGGGCGAGGGGCAAGCAGTCGTAGCGGCCTGTGATCGGGTAGGGAGTCTGCTTAAGGAGGAGCGACAGAAGGTCGCAGTTCTCCACCAGGATGTCTTACGTTGGCCGGAATTGGTGCGACAAATTCACGCCGCTCGCGAGGATGCATTGGCCAACACAAAAGCTATCGTCCAGCAACTGATTGAGGACTCGGCCTCCATCAAGATCAGCCGCCCAGCCATGAGGTTGCTCCCACTGGGCGAGAGCAGTCAAGTCTTGGTTTCCAGCCTCTCGGTGCTTCGGGACGCCGCGCTCACTCAGAAAGACAACGAGTTCCTGACTGAAACCGCAGCGCTGGCTAGCCGGGTCGCCGCGGTGGTTGGTGACGGCTTCAACTCCGACTGGGAGTGCGAGGCTGGAGGAAGATGTGAGCGTGCCCACCCTGTTATCCTGGAAGCCTACGAGACCGCCAACTTCGTCGAAGCGCAGCTGGCCCGACTGACTGTCAACCTCCAGGACATGCCGACTGACTCCAATCAGTTACGCGATCCCTCCCTTGGGCTGAAAACCTATCTGCCCGAGAATTACACGATCGCCGAGAGTCTCCCTTTCAACTTACTGAAGGGCGCGTGGGACAAGCTCCCGCTCATCACTAACGCCGAGAAAGCCGCGAATGAGGCAGCGATAGAGGCACGTGCAGCGGCCGACAAAGTCCGAGCCGGAGACGTTTCCGATGCGCTGAAGGCGATGGATCTCGAAGTCCTACGCAAGGCAGCTCCGCAGCGGCAGCTTCGGACAGCTCCGTTGCAGGATTACGACCTTCACAACGTTTGGGATGTTCTGCGCTTCCAAGACGTTTATTCACTGAAGTCCTTGCCCGGTCTTGGCGAGTCCTCCGCCCGGTCTATCGCTCAGGCGTCATTGCGTCTTTTCGAGGCTGTGCGAGAGGAGACCCCCGTCCGTATCGACGTAAAGCGGAAGGGCAAGGCTACTACCGCGCTATTAGAGTCGCTCGCGCGCTGGGATGGCGCACGAAAGTGTAGCCCAACTGAGGACGAAGTTGCAGTCGCTAAGGGTCTATCTCGACTCATCAAGAAGAGCAGTTTTACGCCCCTCGGGGTACTGGTGATCATCAAAGGGAAGGTTCATAAAGGCCGCCCCGCCGTTTCAGATGTGTTGAATGACGCATTGAATCGCATCGTTCCTCCTCTCGGTACTGCGACCATTTGGACCGATTTCCTCTCCCGACCGGCCGATTATTTCGGCATGCTCACTGAACTTGGATTCATGACCGAGGATGAGAAGAGCATGCACGGCGACCTCCCGGAGGAGATCGTTGCAGCAGTCCGCGCCAAGGAACTTATACGGGATTACGTCACCGCCTCGCTACGCGCTTATCAGAGCTTCGGTGCCCGATTCGCCCTCGTTCAAGAAAAGGTGATCATCGGAGACGAGATGGGGCTGGGTAAGACAGTCGAAGCCCTTGCCGTTCTCGCCCATCTACGTGCGCGCGGTCAGTCGCATTTTCTCGTCGTCTGCCCGGCCGCGGTCGTTAGTAACTGGACTCGCGAGACTGCAAAGCACACCAAGTTGAAGGCCTCACGCCTCCACGGCGCGTTATGGGAGCGAAGCCACGCGGCAAAGGCGTGGGTAAAGAATGGCGGCGTTGCCGTCACCACATATGATCTCCTGCCGTGGATAGAGGAGTACTTGAGTGGAGTCGATCTGGGGTGCGTCATTCTCGATGAGGCGCACTACATCAAGAATCCCAGGGCAAGGCGCTCGCTCGCCGCGGCGGAGATCATCAATTCCACGAAGTATGCCATCTTGATGACTGGCACGCCGTTGGAGAACAGTGTCGCCGAGTTCCGCAATCTGATCAGCTATATCCGCCCTGATCTCGCGGAGGAAGCGCCTGAATTTCTCGCCAAGGCCTTTCGCAAGCATGTCGCGCCAGCCTACCTACGCCGTAACCAGGAGGATGTTCTCACAGAGCTTCCCGAAGTGGTCGAGATAGATGAGTGGATGGGGATGTCGCACTCTGATGAGCTGGTTTACAGCGGAGCGGTCAGGGAAGGCCAGTTCATGTTAATGCGGCGCGCCGCAATGATGTCGGAAGATTCCATGAAGGTCAGCCGACTGCTAGAGATTGCAGGAGAAGCTGAAGCTAATGGCCGACGCATTATCGTCTTTTCGTACTTCCGAGAAGTCCTGAACCAGGTCGCTCGACTACTACCCGGTCAGGTCTTTGGCCCCCTCACAGGGTCCCTCCCTGCGGCAGATCGACAGAAGCTCGTTGACCGCTTCTCGCAGGCCGGGCACGGCGCCGTCCTCGTTGCGCAAATAACCGCGGGTGGTGTCGGCTTGAACATTCAGTCTGCGTCGGTCGTTGTGATCTGCGAGCCGCAGATCAAACCAACGATGGAGTCACAGGCGATCGCGAGAGCTCACCGCATGGGCCAGACCGATACCGTCCAGGTGCACCGTCTGCTTACGGAAGACAGCGTAGACGAGCGCATCCGCGACATTCTGAAAGACAAGAGGCAGCTCTTTGACGATTTCGCTCGGGACAGTCTTATTGCGAAGCAGGCTCCCGACGCAGTTGACGTATCTGAGGTCGAGCTTGCACGAATTGTGGTGGCAGCGGAGCGCGAAAGACTATCTATTGTGGCAGGGTGA
- a CDS encoding DUF4913 domain-containing protein, with the protein MQGGVTWCPQWWKHAEAISRGHRFLHI; encoded by the coding sequence GTGCAAGGCGGTGTGACCTGGTGCCCGCAATGGTGGAAGCACGCCGAAGCGATCAGCCGTGGACACCGATTCCTCCACATCTGA
- a CDS encoding asparagine synthase-related protein: MGIADLTPHSEDPDVLCERDWVSQWASYGTTVYLGEGVAIAASFMFHHAGVVLAASPTCERDWQTLREFSDAWARGQESPLGIIEREVLTCSVAMYVSGNLILFRDRLGVDSLYYQSDSAQVKFSSTLEPLVQGRPSGGLDVASTLTYLLHGRARLGRTLWLGLDSLPSAHFVRCQQGQMQPERYWTPLANPMPIISRASRMERFGVHLERASRNGFATEGNALLLSGGIDSSYLAHVAGQTHPKSTVCYTVTYAEDRYPDEYRYARIAADASGLPLKRVELTVEDSVMHLRNILDEPRPVSAWATICSNALVDAAVADGNTHIVSGLGADEVLANYRKAFEYYFRVRQIVTKRAVEHLDLLDYVEWTDDVLFPGVADFFSYTRANAILSTAPGAESAFSDLRAFYRECGPMDRRTHLFSYFVAHECQHRLPDALLRDFASHARRSGAHIVFPFLDTSLVESACSLYPSERFQYYSNQWHSKVTMKSVASRVLPDELIRRERGVFDFPFRSYLEHAVFRAVVLERLINSPIWEAGIFEPHVLPYYVDAIERNQLGDAVDGRCWPELWALLTLSAWYKRHFQC; the protein is encoded by the coding sequence ATGGGCATTGCCGACCTGACACCTCACTCTGAGGATCCAGATGTCCTCTGCGAGCGTGACTGGGTAAGTCAATGGGCCAGCTATGGCACCACGGTCTACCTCGGCGAGGGCGTCGCGATCGCTGCGTCATTCATGTTTCACCATGCCGGAGTGGTGCTCGCCGCGAGCCCCACTTGCGAACGAGACTGGCAGACTTTACGAGAGTTCTCTGATGCTTGGGCCCGTGGCCAGGAGTCCCCTCTTGGCATCATCGAGCGCGAAGTGCTCACATGTTCAGTGGCGATGTACGTATCGGGCAATCTGATCTTATTCCGAGACCGCTTGGGCGTAGACAGCCTCTATTACCAATCAGACAGCGCGCAGGTTAAGTTCTCCTCGACTCTCGAACCCCTCGTTCAGGGCAGACCCTCAGGTGGCCTCGACGTCGCCTCGACGCTGACGTACCTGCTCCACGGCAGAGCTCGCTTAGGCCGCACGCTTTGGCTGGGTCTCGACAGCTTGCCCAGCGCACACTTTGTACGATGTCAGCAAGGGCAGATGCAACCGGAGCGTTATTGGACGCCGCTCGCCAACCCGATGCCGATCATTTCGAGAGCGTCGCGTATGGAACGGTTCGGCGTCCACCTAGAACGCGCCAGCCGGAATGGCTTCGCAACTGAGGGAAACGCACTTCTTCTCTCGGGCGGCATCGACTCCAGCTATTTGGCGCATGTTGCCGGGCAGACTCACCCGAAGTCTACGGTCTGCTATACGGTGACATATGCCGAAGACAGGTACCCGGATGAGTACCGTTACGCGCGGATCGCAGCGGATGCGTCTGGTCTGCCGCTGAAGCGGGTTGAATTGACCGTCGAAGACAGCGTGATGCACCTTCGTAACATCCTCGATGAGCCGCGACCAGTAAGCGCTTGGGCAACTATCTGCAGCAATGCATTGGTTGACGCCGCCGTCGCCGACGGCAACACGCATATTGTTTCCGGGTTGGGTGCGGACGAAGTCTTAGCAAATTACCGCAAAGCTTTTGAATACTATTTCCGAGTTCGGCAAATCGTGACCAAACGCGCCGTCGAACACTTAGATTTGCTCGATTATGTGGAATGGACCGACGATGTGCTATTCCCGGGTGTCGCGGACTTCTTCAGCTACACCCGCGCTAACGCAATTCTGAGCACTGCTCCTGGAGCGGAATCAGCGTTTTCAGACTTGCGCGCGTTCTATCGGGAGTGTGGTCCCATGGACCGCAGGACGCATCTGTTCTCGTACTTCGTTGCCCATGAATGCCAACACCGTCTTCCCGATGCACTTCTGCGCGACTTCGCGAGCCATGCCCGCCGCTCCGGAGCCCACATCGTGTTCCCGTTTCTGGATACCAGCCTCGTCGAGTCAGCCTGCTCGCTATACCCGAGCGAGCGGTTCCAGTACTACAGCAATCAGTGGCATAGCAAAGTGACAATGAAGTCGGTAGCATCGCGTGTGCTGCCTGACGAGCTCATACGGAGGGAGCGCGGCGTCTTTGACTTTCCATTCCGCTCGTATTTGGAGCACGCAGTATTCCGCGCTGTGGTGCTGGAGAGACTTATCAATAGCCCGATCTGGGAAGCCGGAATCTTTGAGCCGCATGTACTGCCCTACTACGTCGACGCCATCGAGCGCAATCAACTTGGCGATGCCGTCGATGGTCGTTGCTGGCCAGAACTTTGGGCGCTGCTGACGCTCAGTGCATGGTACAAAAGGCATTTCCAATGCTGA
- a CDS encoding galactosyltransferase-related protein, which yields MLSIIIPWKNRDEVYRSISRAVVVADELGGEVILVNYSGSLNVSRLPSSRRLRVVEVDGTRYFNKASASNVGAAYANHPLLFFCDCDILLERDVVSECSRLARAPRTFVTVAHVQEESLNSLGTTHIRCFGYHMTIKTQDDLEVQIVDFEEDTSTGLRNAPGLLFVKRDDFVRINGYGGFLHGWGWEDQDMICRLTLGLNLQREQYGTLTHLSHDDRARLSEYPAVENRWESRDRMFRTALARYDRNMFRGTWTEDVKAHSSRERAEL from the coding sequence ATGCTGAGCATCATCATCCCTTGGAAGAACCGCGACGAGGTCTACCGCAGTATCAGCCGGGCCGTCGTCGTAGCAGACGAGTTGGGCGGGGAAGTGATCCTCGTGAATTACTCGGGTTCCTTGAACGTGAGTAGACTGCCGTCGAGTCGTCGACTCCGCGTAGTGGAAGTGGACGGCACCCGATACTTCAACAAAGCCAGTGCGAGTAATGTCGGCGCGGCGTATGCAAACCATCCTCTTCTGTTCTTTTGCGACTGCGACATCCTGCTCGAGCGGGACGTTGTATCGGAGTGCTCACGACTCGCTCGCGCACCTCGCACCTTTGTCACCGTGGCCCATGTCCAAGAGGAGTCACTAAACTCCCTCGGGACTACCCATATTCGGTGTTTCGGTTATCACATGACAATCAAAACTCAGGACGACCTTGAGGTACAGATCGTCGATTTTGAAGAAGACACCTCTACGGGCCTTCGGAACGCCCCGGGTCTTCTGTTTGTAAAGCGTGATGATTTCGTCAGGATCAACGGCTACGGCGGCTTCTTGCACGGCTGGGGTTGGGAAGATCAAGACATGATCTGTCGGTTAACACTGGGGCTAAACTTGCAGCGTGAGCAGTACGGCACCCTAACCCATTTGTCGCATGACGATCGGGCCCGCCTATCGGAGTATCCGGCGGTCGAAAATCGATGGGAGAGCCGGGATCGTATGTTCCGTACCGCGCTTGCCCGATACGACAGGAATATGTTCCGAGGAACATGGACTGAAGACGTAAAGGCGCACTCGTCGAGGGAACGAGCAGAGCTGTGA
- a CDS encoding glycosyltransferase: MTTISACLIVRDVESVLERCLESIVGVYDELCIVDTGSRDRTAEIAMARADRFQFYTDCNDQSGKIFDFSAARNHCLELASGEWILSIDADEVFTNRSNFAIHDVLTATTATAAAVTMVRGETEWLAIRIFQNMPIQRFRHRVHETITAAGEVLTARYFRIRDLGQPEKPETSSERNVRICESILCDDPTDLRAAFYLAEGLRKLGRYQEAQQVYMRCLKHDRFTDPYRWAALDGIGVCFLYLERWREALNVARIAARLRPDMAEGYCLMGDAYVAMHDIARAKIAYLTAARQPFPPEGYSLFVQKTSYHEYPLEQLRMLRDVCERNGIDYDGF; the protein is encoded by the coding sequence GTGACGACCATAAGCGCGTGTTTGATCGTTAGAGATGTAGAAAGCGTTTTAGAGCGCTGCCTCGAGAGCATCGTCGGCGTGTATGACGAACTCTGCATCGTCGACACGGGCTCGCGAGATCGAACGGCCGAGATCGCAATGGCGCGTGCCGACCGTTTCCAATTTTATACGGATTGCAACGATCAATCCGGCAAAATTTTCGACTTTTCGGCTGCCCGCAATCACTGCTTGGAACTGGCCAGTGGTGAGTGGATCCTCTCAATCGATGCCGACGAGGTCTTCACGAATCGAAGTAATTTTGCCATTCACGACGTGCTGACGGCCACTACAGCGACAGCCGCAGCAGTCACGATGGTCCGCGGCGAGACTGAATGGCTTGCGATACGCATCTTTCAGAACATGCCGATTCAAAGATTTCGGCACCGCGTGCACGAGACGATAACCGCAGCGGGCGAGGTACTAACAGCCCGGTATTTTCGTATTCGCGACCTGGGCCAACCGGAGAAGCCGGAAACATCATCGGAGCGTAACGTAAGAATCTGCGAGTCCATCCTGTGTGACGATCCGACCGATCTCCGCGCCGCCTTCTACCTTGCGGAAGGGCTTCGCAAACTGGGCCGCTACCAAGAGGCCCAACAGGTCTATATGCGTTGCCTTAAACACGACCGATTCACCGATCCCTACCGCTGGGCCGCCCTCGATGGTATCGGAGTCTGTTTTCTGTACCTCGAACGGTGGCGGGAAGCACTCAATGTGGCTCGAATCGCTGCTCGACTCCGACCTGACATGGCCGAGGGTTATTGCCTAATGGGGGACGCGTATGTGGCAATGCATGATATTGCCCGAGCAAAGATCGCGTATCTAACCGCGGCGAGACAACCGTTTCCACCTGAGGGCTACAGCCTTTTCGTTCAGAAAACTTCATACCACGAGTATCCGCTGGAGCAGCTACGCATGCTTCGTGACGTTTGCGAGAGGAACGGAATCGACTATGACGGATTCTGA
- a CDS encoding thiamine pyrophosphate-dependent enzyme produces MTDSENIQLDRARGATEASERHGNGKQALRRPGTDSVGASTRLRILDALYTAGSGHFGGACSVVEILQAVLTYADIRPSIEDGDILILSKGHGAIAYYALLDTLGWASHDLSRYGDAAEGVEVHPCRDSNPWVHFSTGSLGQGLSFGVGAALAAVGTGREVWVVLGDGECQEGQVWEAADLAARNRLDNLHAVVDCNGYQECGWPFLDPEHQDPLLGAVEKWRAFGWKVVNLDGHSGSELKRWVTGRQADEDKGPRVAIARTVKGAGIPYFEKHPHLSHCTSLSESDYLLARKTLIDAQAS; encoded by the coding sequence ATGACGGATTCTGAGAATATTCAACTCGATAGGGCCAGGGGCGCGACCGAAGCGAGCGAACGACACGGCAATGGGAAACAAGCCTTGAGGCGTCCGGGAACTGACTCGGTTGGCGCCTCCACCCGCCTACGAATTCTTGACGCCTTGTACACAGCAGGTTCCGGTCATTTCGGCGGAGCCTGCAGCGTAGTGGAGATTCTTCAAGCCGTTCTGACCTACGCAGACATCCGACCCAGTATCGAAGACGGGGATATCCTCATCCTTTCGAAGGGGCATGGAGCGATTGCCTATTATGCGTTGCTGGACACGCTGGGGTGGGCGAGCCATGACCTGTCTCGCTACGGCGACGCCGCTGAAGGCGTGGAAGTCCATCCGTGCAGAGACTCCAACCCATGGGTCCACTTTTCGACCGGTTCCCTCGGCCAGGGGCTTTCTTTCGGGGTCGGTGCGGCCCTTGCTGCCGTTGGCACTGGCAGGGAGGTGTGGGTTGTGCTAGGTGACGGCGAATGCCAAGAAGGGCAGGTTTGGGAGGCCGCAGATCTTGCCGCCCGCAACCGACTGGACAACCTCCACGCCGTCGTCGATTGCAATGGCTATCAGGAGTGTGGTTGGCCGTTCCTCGACCCGGAGCATCAGGATCCATTGCTTGGCGCCGTCGAGAAGTGGCGGGCCTTCGGTTGGAAGGTCGTGAATCTGGACGGTCACTCTGGTAGCGAGTTGAAGCGATGGGTGACTGGGCGACAGGCTGACGAGGACAAGGGTCCCAGGGTCGCAATCGCCAGAACGGTGAAAGGGGCGGGCATTCCCTACTTTGAGAAGCACCCGCATCTCAGTCACTGTACGAGCTTGAGCGAGAGCGATTATCTCTTGGCGCGAAAGACTCTGATCGATGCTCAAGCTAGCTGA
- a CDS encoding transketolase C-terminal domain-containing protein produces MLKLAECLAKHLDDYRSRDPDLWLLDADLGDSYGLTEDLVRGFGPRFVQAGIAEQSMVSVAVGLAGLGKHPWVFSFAAFLCSRAHDQIRCGMSQMRLPVTLVGANAGIDGLKNGNTHVSLIDLSLISCLPDVDIWSPASEVELRYAVDTIIRDRRPAYLRLSKFGIEGSSSVDNELLELRDGTDVLILSSGIASSWALDLAASLQNRAVSARVIQVIRVKPLPESLQQIIHTGYSAIYTIEDHSKSGGFGDLVAHAYPDVYIRRLGWPQTWFPAELHTANLRGRHGLETEGLAYRIFHDVHSQ; encoded by the coding sequence ATGCTCAAGCTAGCTGAATGCCTCGCCAAACACCTAGACGACTACAGAAGTCGCGACCCCGACCTTTGGTTGCTCGACGCCGACCTCGGCGATTCCTACGGACTCACTGAGGATCTGGTTCGTGGGTTCGGACCGCGTTTCGTCCAGGCTGGTATTGCCGAGCAGAGCATGGTTTCGGTGGCGGTTGGCTTGGCTGGCCTGGGTAAGCATCCTTGGGTGTTCTCCTTCGCCGCCTTTCTGTGTAGCCGTGCACACGACCAGATTCGCTGTGGGATGAGTCAGATGCGGTTGCCCGTAACTCTCGTCGGCGCCAACGCGGGGATAGACGGTCTGAAGAACGGCAACACGCATGTCAGTCTGATCGATCTCAGCCTCATTAGCTGTCTGCCAGACGTCGATATCTGGTCCCCGGCCTCGGAGGTCGAACTGAGGTACGCCGTCGATACCATCATCCGCGACAGGCGTCCTGCCTACTTACGCCTTTCGAAGTTTGGCATCGAGGGCTCGAGCAGCGTCGACAATGAACTTCTGGAGCTAAGGGACGGCACGGACGTTCTGATCCTGTCGAGCGGGATTGCTTCGAGTTGGGCCCTGGATCTGGCGGCGTCGCTGCAGAACCGGGCCGTTTCTGCTCGGGTGATTCAAGTGATAAGGGTTAAGCCCCTCCCCGAGTCACTGCAGCAAATCATTCACACGGGATATTCCGCAATCTACACCATCGAGGATCACTCGAAGAGCGGCGGGTTCGGTGACCTTGTGGCCCACGCCTATCCGGACGTCTACATACGACGACTTGGGTGGCCACAGACTTGGTTTCCCGCGGAACTGCATACGGCCAATTTGCGAGGTCGGCACGGTCTTGAGACAGAAGGGCTTGCCTATCGAATCTTCCATGATGTGCACAGCCAATAG
- a CDS encoding cupin domain-containing protein yields the protein MDVLSEILSPVSVEEFIERYFERCPLFIPGPDDKFDNLFRTADFKDNLDKVDDIRAVFPLLRQAHIGIADIPDMLRAGASICVTGMQEGHETLGRMTAAVRTRLHYTGKVSVRAYLSQKGSGFDMHFDARVASTLQISGKKRWWYKLDPKTRYPKKNSPHTEYLREAGFEPPEKADMETVLLSPGDFLCLPAGTWHCAKAEEDSLALNLAFDHENASPGDCLLTYLKALIDTRTESRSPMYSLNATPWSDPQTVQTLTTVVDDLMERLKLLRDDKEELERVARDWFERTI from the coding sequence ATGGATGTACTGTCTGAAATTCTTAGCCCCGTATCGGTCGAGGAGTTCATCGAGCGCTACTTTGAAAGGTGTCCGCTTTTTATCCCGGGCCCGGACGACAAGTTCGATAACCTCTTTCGAACGGCCGATTTCAAAGACAATCTCGACAAGGTGGATGACATTCGAGCTGTCTTTCCCCTATTACGTCAGGCCCATATCGGAATCGCTGATATCCCAGACATGCTTAGAGCCGGTGCCTCGATCTGCGTCACAGGGATGCAGGAGGGCCATGAGACCCTCGGGCGGATGACTGCCGCAGTCCGCACGAGATTGCACTACACGGGGAAGGTCTCGGTTCGTGCCTACCTTTCACAGAAGGGCAGTGGTTTCGACATGCACTTCGATGCACGTGTGGCATCTACGCTGCAGATTTCGGGCAAAAAGCGTTGGTGGTACAAGCTCGACCCTAAGACCCGCTACCCGAAAAAGAACTCTCCGCACACCGAATATCTGAGGGAGGCAGGTTTCGAGCCTCCCGAAAAGGCCGATATGGAAACCGTGCTTCTCTCGCCGGGCGATTTCCTGTGCCTACCCGCGGGAACTTGGCACTGCGCCAAAGCGGAGGAGGACTCGCTCGCCTTGAACCTGGCGTTTGATCACGAAAACGCCAGCCCTGGGGACTGTCTGCTCACTTACCTTAAAGCACTGATCGATACAAGGACCGAGAGCCGTAGTCCAATGTACTCGCTGAACGCGACGCCGTGGTCGGATCCCCAAACCGTGCAGACGCTCACGACGGTTGTAGATGATTTGATGGAACGCCTCAAGCTGCTTAGGGACGACAAGGAGGAGTTGGAGCGGGTAGCGCGTGACTGGTTCGAGCGCACAATATGA